The Bacillus sp. Y1 genome includes the window TAACATTGTCTTGTATATGCATGAATATCTAGATGAGGAAATTGATGAGCATGATGAACAGTTACTAAAAAAGCATTTACAGACCTGCCCAAAATGTCAAAGTTATTTTCATGAATTAGAGAAGGCAATTGCCTTAGTGCAGAGCACTTCTCATATACAGGCACCAAGTAATTTTACTGAAAATGTAATGGCTCGACTTCCTAAAGAAAAAAGAAGGGTAAGTGTAAACCGATGGTTCCGACATCATCCTTTGTTGACCGCTGCCTCGCTTTTTATCATATTAATGACAGGCAGTTTATTATCAACTTGGAACAAAGATCATGAGTTTTCAGTAACAAAGCAACCAAATTTAGTAGTTCATAATAATACCGTTATTGTTCCTGAGGGTGAAGTAATTAAAGGGGATCTAACTGTTAGAAACGGTGACCTTCAAATTGAGGGAAAGGTTGAAGGCGATGTAACCGTCATTAACGGAGAAAACTACCTAGCCTCTGCGGGCCATGTT containing:
- a CDS encoding anti-sigma factor family protein, coding for MKCPDNIVLYMHEYLDEEIDEHDEQLLKKHLQTCPKCQSYFHELEKAIALVQSTSHIQAPSNFTENVMARLPKEKRRVSVNRWFRHHPLLTAASLFIILMTGSLLSTWNKDHEFSVTKQPNLVVHNNTVIVPEGEVIKGDLTVRNGDLQIEGKVEGDVTVINGENYLASAGHVTGEIKEVNEVFEWIWYHVKKTSKELVSVFRDKD